Proteins encoded together in one Triticum dicoccoides isolate Atlit2015 ecotype Zavitan chromosome 7B, WEW_v2.0, whole genome shotgun sequence window:
- the LOC119340957 gene encoding long chain base biosynthesis protein 2d-like, protein MVNPPILTALTTRFSYGLIFAFGRLRDFFCRILDAAKSSNLKGYAPICCGYEDFYWRRVHLRMQDCFDRPVASAPDAWLDLVERNSNDCNKTLQHSAETSRCLNLGSYNYLGFAAADEYCTPRVIESLKNYSASTCSARVDGGTTKLHTELEELVARFVGKPAAIAFGMGYVTNSAIIPALIGKGGLIVSDSLNHNSIVNGSRFSGATIKVFKHNNPAHLEHVLREQIAGGQHHTHKPWKKIIVIMEGIYSMEGEMCNLPGIMDVCKKYKAFTYLDEAHSIGAIGKTGRGVCELMGVDPADVDIMMGTFTKSFGSCGGYIAASKEIIHHLKHACPAHIYATSISPPAAQQVISAMKVILGEDGSNRGAKKLARIRENGNFFRLELKKMGFEVLGDNGSPVMPIMLYNPAKMPAFSRECLRKNVAVCTIAYPATPLLLARARICISASHSREDLIKGLEVISKVGDLVGVKYCPVEEKKTTSVKKLKKFQ, encoded by the exons ATGGTGAACCCCCCGATCCTGACCGCGCTCACCACGCGATTCAGCTACGGCCTCATCTTCGCCTTTGGCCGCTTGCGCGACTTCTTCTGCAGGATCCTCGACGCCGCCAAATCCAGCAACCTCAAG GGTTACGCGCCCATTTGCTGTGGGTACGAGGATTTCTACTGGCGCCGCGTCCACCTCCGCATGCAG GACTGCTTCGATCGCCCCGTTGCTAGTGCGCCAGATGCTTGGCTGGATCTAGTCGAGCGTAACTCAAATGACTGTAACAAGACACTCCA ACATAGCGCGGAAACGTCCAGGTGTCTTAACTTGGGTTCCTACAACTACCTTGGTTTTGCTGCAGCAGATGAGTACTGCACCCCACGTGTGATCGAGTCGCTCAAAAATTACTCTGCCAGTACTTGCAGTGCTCGAGTTGATGGAG GAACTACGAAGCTCCACACAGAGCTTGAGGAGCTAGTGGCACGATTTGTTGGCAAGCCCGCAGCTATTGCTTTTGGCATGGGCTATGTCACAAACTCTGCGATCATTCCTGCTTTGATTGGGAAG GGGGGACTGATAGTTAGTGATTCGCTGAACCATAATTCAATAGTGAATGGATCTAGATTTTCAGGGGCTACCATCAAAGTTTTCAAACATAACA ACCCTGCACATTTGGAACATGTACTGAGGGAGCAGATTGCGGGGGGGCAACATCACACACACAAGCCGTGGAAGAAGATAATTGTGATTATGGAGGGAATTTATAGCATGGAAGGGGAGATGTGCAACCTCCCTGGGATTATGGATGTTTGCAAGAAGTATAAG GCTTTCACGTATTTAGACGAGGCACACAGTATTGGAGCCATTGGAAAGACGGGGAGAGGTGTATGTGAACTAATGGGAGTGGATCCAGCTGATGTTGATATTATGATGGGAACATTTACAAAATCATTTGGATCATGCGGAGGTTACATTGCAGCATCAAAA GAGATCATACACCATCTCAAGCATGCATGCCCAGCCCACATATATGCAACATCCATCTCACCTCCAGCAGCCCAGCAGGTCATCTCCGCAATGAAGGTTATCCTTGGGGAGGACGGATCTAACAGAG GAGCAAAGAAACTTGCTCGGATTCGGGAGAACGGCAATTTTTTTCGTTTAGAGCTTAAGAAAATGGGGTTTGAGGTGCTAGGAGATAATGGCTCACCTGTCATGCCAATCATGCTTTACAACCCCGCTAAAATGCCTGCATTCTCAAGGGAGTGCCTGAGGAAAAAT GTTGCTGTTTGTACTATTGCATATCCTGCTACGCCACTACTACTTGCCAGAGCTAGGATATGTATCTCAGCTTCCCATTCCAGGGAGGATCTTATAAAAGGTTTGGAG GTTATCAGCAAAGTTGGCGATCTTGTGGGAGTCAAGTACTGCCCAGTTGAGGAAAAAAAGACTACATCTGTTAAGAAACTTAAGAAGTTTCAGTGA